One genomic segment of Panicum virgatum strain AP13 chromosome 2N, P.virgatum_v5, whole genome shotgun sequence includes these proteins:
- the LOC120662786 gene encoding HVA22-like protein i: MAVSFITKLLMLVLGYAYPAYDCYKALELNTPQMEQLRFWCQYWILVAFLTALERFADCALSWLPMYSEAKLALVVYLWHPSTTGAGRVYDDFLRPFLAAHEADIDRGLLELRARAADATASRLQAAVALARAGLLDAFRRVSSRLQLPAATGSPDGLLLQ, encoded by the exons ATGGCGGTATCATTCATCACCAAACTTCTAAT GTTGGTCCTAGGCTACGCCTACCCGGCGTACGACTGCTACAAGGCGCTGGAACTGAACACGCCGCAGATGGAACAGCTGCGATTCTGGTGCCAGTACTG GATTCTGGTCGCGTTCCTGACGGCGCTCGAGAGGTTCGCCGACTGCGCGCTCTCGTGGCTGCCCATGTACAGCGAGGCGAAGCTCGCGCTCGTCGTGTACCTCTGGCACCCAAGCACAACG GGCGCGGGGCGCGTCTACGACGACTTCCTCCGCCCGTTCCTGGCGGCGCACGAGGCGGACATCGACCGCGGCCTCCTGGAGCTGAGGGCCCGCGCCGCGGACGCGACGGCGTCGCGCCTCCAGGCGGCCGTGGCGCTCGCGCGGGCGGGCCTGCTCGACGCCTTCCGCCGCGTTTCGTCGCGGCTGCagctgccggcggcgaccggaAGCCCCGacgggctgctgctgcagtga
- the LOC120658155 gene encoding endoglucanase 24 encodes MGSKYTRGCCGWLIVALIAALVATAAMFAIMKRKPGGRGRHMKPLPVPGPPGAIDSKYGDALGVALQFFQVQKAGKLENNQIPWRGDSALTDGKEAELDLSKGMYDAGDHMKFTFPMAFTATVLAWSVLEYGDQMSAAKQLDPALDALKWITDFLIAAHPSDNVLYIQVGDPDLDHNCWERPETMTEKRPLTQINKKSPGSDVAAEAAAAMAAASMVFKSSDTTYSDVLLQHAQKLFTFADTYRGLSSESYPKLQDFYNSTGYVDELLWAASWLYHATGDQTYLSYVTVQNGKTYAEWGRPTWFSWDDKNPGTQVLLSRLNFFGSKQISNAENEGLKSYRDTAEAVICGLIPDSPQATASRTGGGLIWISGWNSLQHATNSAFLALVYSDYMLSTRTAEVQCSGKYYSPTDIRNFAASQANYILGDNPMKLSYLVGYGSNYPQQVHHRGASIPADAKTGCKGFEYLHSPNPNPNVAMGALVGGPFQNDTFVDSRDNAVQTESSTYNSGTLVGLLSGLVTTSSVAQSFT; translated from the exons ATGGGGTCCAAGTACACGCGCGGGTGCTGCGGGTGGCTGATCGTCGCGCTCATTGCGGCGCTGGTGGCCACGGCGGCTATGTTCGCCATCATGAAGCGCAAGCccggggggagggggcgccaCATGAAGCCGCTCCCCGTGCCGGGGCCGCCGGGGGCCATCGATTCCAAGTACGGCGACGCGCTCGGGGTCGCGCTCCAGTTCTTCCAGGTCCAGAAGG CGGGGAAGCTGGAGAACAACCAGATCCCGTGGCGGGGGGACTCGGCACTGACTGATGGGAAGGAAGCGGAGCTGGATCTTTCCAAGGGAATGTATGATGCTGGGGATCATATGAAGTTCACCTTCCCAATGGCATTCACTGCGACTGTGCTTGCCTGGTCAGTTCTAGAGTATGGGGATCAGATGAGCGCGGCGAAGCAACTGGACCCAGCACTCGATGCGCTCAAGTGGATTACAGATTTCCTTATCGCTGCACATCCGTCTGACAATGTGTTATATATTCAG GTTGGTGATCCTGATCTGGACCACAATTGCTGGGAAAGGCCGGAAACAATGACTGAGAAAAGACCACTCACACAGATCAACAAGAAGTCTCCTGGATCTGATGTTGCTGCTGAGGCAGCAGCTGCTATGGCAGCAGCTTCAATGGTCTTCAAATCCAGTGATACTACGTATTCTGATGTGCTTCTTCAACATGCCCAGAAGCTATTTACTTTTGCTGATACTTATAGAGGCCTTTCAAGTGAAAGTTATCCAAAGCTCCAAGACTTCTATAATTCCACTGGTTATGTTGATGAACTTCTATGGGCAGCAAGTTGGCTCTATCATGCCACAGGAGACCAGACGTATCTCAGTTATGTAACTGTACAGAATGGAAAAACTTATGCTGAGTGGGGAAGGCCAACATGGTTCAGTTGGGATGACAAAAATCCAGGCACACAG GTCCTTCTGTCTAGACTAAATTTCTTTGGCTCCAAACAGATATCTAATGCTGAAAATGAGGGGTTAAAATCGTATAGAGATACTGCAGAAGCTGTCATTTGTGGTCTGATTCCAGATTCCCCGCAAGCCACTGCTAGCAGAACTGGAG GAGGATTGATCTGGATAAGCGGGTGGAATTCTCTCCAGCATGCCACGAATTCTGCATTTCTAGCTCTTGTTTACAGCGACTACATGCTCTCAACACGGACAGCGGAAGTGCAGTGCAGTGGAAAGTACTACAGCCCTACTGATATACGCAATTTTGCTGCATCACAG GCTAATTACATCTTGGGAGACAACCCTATGAAGCTTAGCTACCTTGTTGGATATGGGAGCAACTATCCACAGCAAGTACACCACAGAGGAGCGTCAATCCCTGCAGATGCAAAAACAGGCTGCAAAGGATTTGAGTATCTCCATTCACCCAATCCAAACCCAAATGTTGCAATGGGCGCCCTGGTGGGAGGTCCATTCCAGAATGACACTTTCGTCGACTCTCGGGATAATGCTGTACAGACGGAGTCCAGCACTTACAACAGTGGCACTCTTGTCGGTCTGCTTTCCGGTCTGGTCACCACTTCCTCTGTGGCACAGTCATTCACCTAG